A single genomic interval of Candidatus Omnitrophota bacterium harbors:
- the purQ gene encoding phosphoribosylformylglycinamidine synthase I, which yields MAEKAKVLVLRTAGVNCDMETQFAFRSCGAQADLVHINQLLRGETALGDYHILALPGGFSYGDDIASGRIVANELRILLGEQVKKFMADGKLIIGICNGFQVLVKAGILPDLSLCGPGKIQAATLTNNDSGKFEDRWVRLKSGGRCVWTEGLGEIIYLPVAHGEGKFFVEDTALLKKWEENGQIVFRYCSAGGGRPQYPDNPNGSMDDIAGITDPTGRILGLMPHPERHFLFTQHPFWTRLEKKGRFGHGAKIFENGVRYVRERFLSEQPIGASGA from the coding sequence ATGGCCGAAAAGGCTAAAGTCCTGGTCCTGAGGACCGCGGGCGTCAACTGCGACATGGAAACGCAATTTGCCTTCCGCAGCTGCGGCGCCCAGGCGGACCTGGTGCACATCAATCAGCTCCTTCGCGGCGAAACGGCCCTGGGCGATTATCATATCCTTGCCTTGCCGGGCGGATTTTCCTACGGGGACGACATCGCCTCGGGCCGGATCGTGGCCAACGAACTGCGCATTTTGCTGGGCGAGCAGGTCAAAAAGTTCATGGCCGACGGCAAGTTGATCATCGGCATCTGCAACGGGTTTCAGGTCCTGGTCAAGGCCGGGATCCTGCCGGATCTGTCCCTGTGCGGCCCCGGGAAAATCCAGGCCGCTACATTGACCAACAATGATTCCGGCAAATTCGAAGACCGCTGGGTGCGCCTGAAATCCGGCGGCCGCTGTGTGTGGACCGAGGGGCTGGGGGAGATCATCTATCTGCCCGTGGCGCACGGGGAAGGAAAATTCTTCGTTGAAGATACGGCGCTGCTCAAAAAATGGGAGGAGAACGGCCAGATCGTTTTCCGGTATTGTTCGGCTGGCGGCGGGCGTCCGCAGTATCCTGATAATCCCAACGGCTCCATGGACGACATCGCCGGGATCACCGATCCCACGGGCCGGATCCTGGGCCTGATGCCGCATCCGGAACGCCACTTTTTGTTCACCCAGCATCCGTTCTGGACCCGGCTGGAAAAAAAAGGCCGCTTCGGCCACGGCGCGAAGATCTTTGAAAACGGCGTGAGGTACGTGAGGGAAAGATTTTTGAGCGAACAGCCCATCGGGGCTTCGGGAGCATAA
- a CDS encoding TIGR00730 family Rossman fold protein yields MNQRDRESAEAMMMEDPWRVFKIMSEFVEGFEELGRIGPAVSIFGSARTKKTHPMYKMAEKTAQLLAKDGYAIITGGGPAIMEAANKGATKAGGVSIGLNIDLPFEQKPNKYATTLINFHYFFCRKVMFVKYAKAFVIFPGGFGTMDELFESLTLIQTRRIEKFPVVLFGSAYWKGMVDWLRNSLVKAGNISPEDMDLLEVVDKPEHVLHIIRNFYGKRKNNGRKG; encoded by the coding sequence ATGAATCAACGCGACAGAGAATCCGCAGAAGCCATGATGATGGAAGACCCGTGGCGGGTGTTCAAGATCATGTCGGAGTTCGTGGAAGGGTTCGAAGAGCTGGGCCGGATCGGCCCGGCGGTGAGCATTTTCGGCTCGGCGCGGACCAAGAAAACGCACCCGATGTATAAAATGGCGGAAAAGACCGCCCAACTTTTGGCCAAGGACGGGTATGCCATCATCACCGGCGGCGGTCCGGCGATCATGGAGGCGGCCAATAAAGGCGCGACCAAGGCCGGCGGCGTGTCCATCGGGCTCAACATCGACCTGCCGTTTGAGCAGAAACCCAACAAATACGCGACCACGCTCATCAATTTTCATTATTTTTTCTGCCGCAAGGTCATGTTCGTGAAATACGCCAAGGCCTTCGTCATTTTTCCCGGCGGGTTCGGGACCATGGATGAGCTGTTCGAAAGCCTGACCCTGATCCAGACGCGGCGCATCGAAAAGTTCCCGGTCGTGCTTTTCGGCAGCGCGTATTGGAAGGGCATGGTGGACTGGCTGAGAAATTCCCTGGTCAAGGCCGGCAACATCAGCCCGGAAGATATGGATCTGTTGGAAGTGGTGGACAAGCCCGAGCACGTCCTGCACATCATCCGCAATTTTTACGGCAAAAGGAAGAACAATGGCCGAAAAGGCTAA